Proteins encoded by one window of Halobaculum halobium:
- a CDS encoding minichromosome maintenance protein MCM — MSQVSEGQDVDAFLSFYRTYYADEIARLAQNYPKEKRSLYVEYDDLYTYDADLAERYLNRPGEMQEVAEEALRTYDLPVDISLGQAHVRLRNLPRENTIDIRGVRVSDDHIGSMVAVMGIVRKATDVRPKIVEAAFECQRCGTMTYIPQNDSGFQEPHECQGCERQGPFRVNNNESKFIDSQQLRVQESPEGLRGGETPQSIDVNLEDDVCGQVTPGDHVTVVGRLEMEQVTSGQEKTTVFDPYMEGVSVVIEDEEFEDMDITDADKQEIIKLSEEPDLYEQMIASVAPAIYGYDQEKLSMILQLFSGVTKHLPDGSRIRGDLHMLLIGDPGTGKSQLLSYIQQIAPRSVYTSGKGSSAAGLTAAAVRDDFGDGQQWTLEAGALVLADKGIAAVDELDKMDSSDRSAMHEGLEQQKISVSKAGINATLKARCSLLGAANPKYGRFDQYEPIGEQIDLEPALISRFDLIFTVTDSPDPEHDSRLADHILTTNYAGELNTQRTEVASSEFTQAEIDDATEDVAPAIEADLLRKYIAYAKRNCYPTMTDEAKGQIREFYVDLRSKGADEDAPVPVTARKLEALVRLSEASARVRLSDTVEESDAERAIEIVRSCLQDIGVDPETGQFDADVVETGTSKSQRDRIKNIKELIGTLAEEYEDEPGAPVDTILERADEVGMDAGKAEQELEKLRTRGEIYEPQQGYVRTT, encoded by the coding sequence ATGAGTCAGGTCTCCGAGGGGCAGGACGTCGACGCGTTCCTCAGTTTCTACCGGACATACTACGCCGACGAGATCGCGCGCCTCGCCCAGAACTACCCGAAGGAGAAGCGGTCGCTGTACGTCGAGTACGACGACCTGTACACGTACGACGCCGACCTCGCCGAGCGGTACCTCAACCGCCCCGGCGAGATGCAGGAGGTCGCCGAGGAGGCGCTGCGCACGTACGACCTCCCCGTCGACATCTCGCTGGGACAGGCGCACGTCCGTCTGCGAAATCTCCCGCGCGAGAACACCATCGACATCCGCGGCGTCCGCGTCAGCGACGACCACATCGGCTCGATGGTCGCGGTGATGGGGATCGTCCGGAAGGCGACGGACGTGCGCCCGAAGATCGTCGAGGCGGCCTTCGAGTGCCAGCGCTGCGGGACGATGACGTACATCCCGCAGAACGACTCCGGCTTCCAGGAGCCTCACGAGTGCCAGGGCTGCGAGCGACAGGGCCCCTTCCGCGTCAACAACAACGAGTCGAAGTTCATCGACTCCCAGCAGCTCCGGGTGCAGGAATCGCCCGAGGGACTGCGCGGCGGAGAGACGCCCCAGAGCATCGACGTGAACCTCGAGGACGACGTCTGCGGGCAGGTGACGCCGGGCGACCACGTCACCGTCGTCGGCCGTCTGGAGATGGAGCAGGTGACGAGCGGACAAGAGAAGACGACCGTGTTCGACCCCTACATGGAGGGGGTCTCCGTCGTCATCGAGGACGAGGAGTTCGAGGACATGGACATCACCGACGCGGACAAACAGGAGATCATCAAACTCTCCGAGGAGCCGGACCTCTACGAGCAGATGATCGCCTCGGTCGCGCCCGCCATCTACGGCTACGACCAAGAGAAGCTCTCGATGATCCTCCAACTGTTCTCCGGCGTCACCAAGCACCTCCCCGATGGATCGCGTATCCGCGGCGACCTCCACATGCTGCTGATAGGGGACCCCGGAACCGGGAAATCGCAGCTGCTGTCGTACATCCAACAAATCGCGCCGCGCTCGGTCTACACGTCGGGGAAAGGCAGTTCGGCGGCGGGGTTGACCGCAGCGGCGGTACGCGACGACTTCGGCGACGGCCAGCAGTGGACGCTGGAGGCGGGCGCACTGGTGTTGGCAGACAAGGGGATCGCGGCCGTCGACGAGCTGGATAAAATGGACAGCTCCGACCGCTCGGCGATGCACGAGGGGCTCGAACAGCAGAAGATCAGCGTCTCGAAGGCCGGCATCAACGCGACGCTGAAGGCGCGCTGTTCGCTACTGGGCGCGGCGAACCCGAAGTACGGGCGCTTCGACCAGTACGAGCCGATCGGCGAGCAGATCGACCTCGAACCCGCGCTCATCTCGCGGTTCGACCTCATCTTCACCGTCACCGACAGCCCCGACCCGGAGCACGACTCCCGGCTGGCGGACCACATCCTGACGACGAACTACGCGGGCGAATTGAACACCCAGCGCACCGAGGTCGCCAGCTCGGAGTTCACGCAGGCGGAGATCGACGACGCGACCGAGGACGTCGCACCCGCGATCGAGGCCGACCTCCTGCGCAAGTACATCGCCTACGCCAAGCGCAACTGCTACCCGACGATGACCGACGAGGCCAAAGGGCAAATCCGTGAGTTCTACGTCGACCTCCGATCGAAGGGCGCCGACGAGGACGCGCCCGTGCCCGTGACCGCGCGGAAGCTGGAGGCGCTCGTGCGCCTGTCGGAGGCGAGCGCGCGCGTTCGCCTCTCGGACACCGTCGAGGAGTCCGACGCCGAGCGCGCGATCGAGATCGTGCGCTCGTGCCTGCAGGACATCGGCGTCGACCCCGAGACCGGGCAGTTCGACGCCGACGTGGTCGAAACCGGGACCTCGAAGAGCCAGCGCGACCGGATCAAGAACATCAAAGAGCTGATCGGCACCCTCGCCGAGGAGTACGAGGACGAACCGGGCGCGCCCGTCGACACGATCCTCGAGCGGGCCGACGAGGTCGGGATGGACGCGGGCAAGGCCGAACAGGAACTGGAGAAGCTCAGAACCAGAGGAGAGATCTACGAACCCCAGCAGGGGTACGTGCGGACCACGTGA
- a CDS encoding MinD/ParA family ATP-binding protein → MIVAVAGGKGGVGKSTLAYNVAGALDALVVDADLAMADLPGGCERGPDLHDVLADRATPAEAVRPGPVDVLPCGRTLAGARLADVRQLREAVTVKAYEHVVVDSPAGLRVDAGAPLAVADGCLLVASPTRWALADAMAARELARELDCGLAAVALNRAVEEPPTRAVGRELGAPATAVPADPRLERSIAVETPVGATAPDSAAARAVDELAEAVRRCGVA, encoded by the coding sequence GTGATCGTCGCCGTCGCCGGCGGGAAGGGCGGCGTCGGGAAGTCGACGCTGGCGTACAACGTCGCGGGCGCGCTGGACGCGCTCGTCGTCGACGCAGACCTGGCGATGGCCGACCTGCCGGGGGGTTGTGAACGTGGTCCCGATCTCCACGACGTCCTCGCCGACCGGGCGACGCCCGCGGAAGCCGTCCGGCCAGGACCGGTGGACGTGCTTCCGTGCGGTCGAACGCTCGCGGGCGCGCGGCTGGCGGACGTCCGTCAGCTCCGCGAGGCGGTGACCGTCAAGGCGTACGAACACGTCGTCGTCGATTCGCCCGCCGGGCTTCGCGTCGACGCGGGCGCGCCTCTGGCCGTCGCCGACGGCTGTCTCCTCGTCGCGTCGCCGACGCGGTGGGCGCTGGCGGACGCGATGGCCGCCCGGGAGTTGGCCCGCGAACTCGATTGCGGGCTCGCGGCCGTCGCGCTCAACCGAGCCGTCGAGGAGCCACCGACGCGGGCCGTCGGACGCGAACTCGGCGCCCCGGCGACGGCGGTGCCGGCCGACCCGCGGCTGGAACGATCGATCGCGGTCGAGACACCGGTGGGGGCGACGGCCCCTGATTCCGCCGCGGCGCGGGCGGTCGACGAACTCGCCGAGGCCGTCCGGCGCTGTGGGGTCGCGTAG
- a CDS encoding transcription initiation factor IIB has translation MATSTTACPECDGRVRADGDEAVCRECGLVVSEDRIDRGPEWRSFADDDHDPRRTGAPLTRSRHDRGLSTEIGHTRVKGRKRRQWARMRRQHTRARIASKRDRNKVYGFTEIRRIVSSAGLPDSLRDQACSLFESAQDADLLRGRSLEGFAAAAVYVACRVAGVSRSRGELVADAKADADELRAAFDAMNRELGLPVGPIDPIEYLPRFATELGLGAAVERAAREYLSAARADGLTNGRNPCGVAAACLYAAARDAGADCTQAAAAEVADVTPVTLRSSYVELREE, from the coding sequence ATGGCAACGAGTACGACGGCGTGTCCGGAATGCGACGGTCGAGTGCGTGCGGACGGCGACGAGGCAGTCTGCCGCGAGTGCGGACTCGTCGTCTCGGAGGACCGCATCGACCGCGGACCCGAGTGGCGAAGCTTCGCCGACGACGACCACGACCCCAGACGAACGGGGGCGCCGCTGACGCGGTCGCGTCACGACCGCGGGCTCTCCACCGAGATCGGACACACCCGCGTGAAGGGTCGCAAGCGTCGGCAGTGGGCGCGGATGCGCAGACAGCACACCCGAGCGCGAATCGCCTCGAAGCGGGACCGCAACAAGGTGTACGGCTTCACGGAGATCCGTCGGATCGTCTCGTCGGCCGGGCTGCCCGACTCACTGCGCGACCAGGCGTGTTCGCTGTTCGAGTCAGCGCAGGACGCCGACCTGCTCCGCGGGCGTTCGCTGGAGGGATTCGCCGCGGCGGCGGTGTACGTCGCCTGTCGCGTCGCCGGCGTCTCTCGGAGCCGTGGAGAACTCGTCGCCGACGCGAAGGCCGACGCCGACGAACTCCGTGCGGCCTTCGATGCGATGAACCGCGAGCTCGGACTCCCTGTCGGGCCGATCGACCCGATCGAGTACCTCCCGCGATTCGCCACGGAGCTCGGGCTCGGTGCCGCAGTCGAACGCGCCGCCCGCGAGTACCTGAGCGCCGCCCGCGCGGACGGGCTCACGAACGGCCGTAACCCCTGCGGCGTCGCCGCGGCGTGTCTGTACGCCGCCGCGCGCGACGCCGGCGCCGACTGCACGCAGGCGGCTGCGGCCGAGGTCGCCGACGTCACACCCGTCACGCTCCGCTCGTCGTACGTCGAGCTTCGGGAGGAGTAG
- a CDS encoding AAA family ATPase, whose translation MASIRSLSFVGAVGGAGTTRTTVECAAALARGGRDVAVLDAAYATQGLSEFVSGRVDPDLTSMCLDPERALADGLYDLDVAVDGRVALAPAHAPFERLARATDERAAQVLADRVAEAVSRFDHVVVDVPPVAANPAIAAIHAVDRVAIVAPDTEHGADGRRRQRDVLRDIDAPDSDPASVAVAVPGSDERSGKDGSDADSADGADAMIPRGPEEFTAAPACLGSGAVAAGVVAATERLFGTDLGIEFADRGVVGRINAGVDRVRRRE comes from the coding sequence ATGGCCAGCATCCGATCGCTCTCGTTCGTCGGTGCCGTCGGCGGCGCCGGCACGACCCGAACGACCGTGGAGTGTGCCGCCGCGCTCGCCCGCGGCGGCCGCGACGTCGCCGTCCTCGACGCCGCCTACGCCACGCAGGGGCTCAGCGAGTTCGTTTCGGGCCGCGTCGATCCAGACCTGACATCGATGTGTCTCGATCCCGAGCGCGCCCTCGCCGACGGGCTGTACGACCTCGACGTGGCCGTCGACGGGCGAGTCGCGCTCGCACCGGCGCACGCGCCGTTCGAACGCCTCGCCCGCGCGACCGACGAGCGGGCGGCACAGGTGCTCGCAGACCGCGTTGCGGAGGCAGTCAGCCGGTTCGACCACGTCGTCGTGGACGTTCCGCCGGTCGCCGCGAACCCGGCGATCGCCGCGATCCACGCCGTCGACCGCGTCGCCATCGTCGCGCCCGACACCGAACACGGCGCCGACGGTCGGCGGCGACAGCGGGACGTGCTCCGGGACATCGACGCGCCCGACAGCGATCCCGCGAGCGTTGCGGTCGCCGTCCCCGGATCTGACGAACGGAGCGGGAAGGACGGGAGTGATGCAGACAGCGCTGACGGCGCTGACGCGATGATCCCTCGGGGACCGGAGGAGTTCACTGCCGCACCGGCGTGTCTCGGGTCGGGCGCGGTCGCCGCCGGCGTCGTCGCCGCGACCGAGCGCCTGTTCGGAACGGATCTCGGAATCGAGTTCGCGGACCGCGGCGTGGTCGGTCGCATCAACGCCGGTGTCGACCGCGTCCGCCGTAGGGAGTGA
- a CDS encoding HIT family protein, with protein sequence MTDDCIFCSIVAGDIPARVIAETDGAIAFLDANPLARGHTLVIPKAHHQRVADLSAEESRAVFDLVHDLAPAIEDAVDADAHTIGVNDGPDAGQEVPHAHVHVIPRFEGDGGGPIHVAAGERPDLGDDELDEIAAAIAE encoded by the coding sequence ATGACCGACGACTGCATCTTCTGTTCGATCGTCGCGGGCGATATCCCGGCCCGCGTGATCGCCGAGACCGACGGCGCGATCGCGTTCCTCGACGCGAACCCGCTGGCCCGTGGGCACACCCTCGTCATCCCGAAGGCCCACCATCAGCGCGTCGCGGACCTGAGCGCCGAGGAATCGCGCGCCGTCTTCGACCTCGTGCACGACCTCGCTCCCGCGATCGAGGACGCGGTCGACGCCGACGCGCACACGATCGGCGTCAACGACGGCCCGGACGCCGGCCAGGAGGTCCCCCACGCGCACGTCCACGTCATCCCGCGGTTCGAGGGCGACGGCGGCGGGCCGATCCACGTCGCAGCCGGCGAGCGCCCGGACCTCGGCGACGACGAGTTGGACGAGATCGCCGCCGCGATCGCGGAGTAA
- a CDS encoding zinc ribbon domain-containing protein, which translates to MTKQKGADEVFCRSCGEAIKEASELCPNCGVRNDNYRSAGGRRSGASAGAHDPAQYETTVADTWWYGVAAGTGVWVLLVLASALNGDLGAAGGLLVLVGWVGLPLSVFFDSKYVRANSEWDPQTVVWVILTALWFVNIVAGAAYLYRRHQVLGEP; encoded by the coding sequence ATGACCAAACAGAAGGGAGCCGACGAGGTGTTCTGTCGCTCCTGTGGCGAGGCGATCAAGGAGGCGTCGGAACTGTGCCCCAACTGCGGGGTCCGAAACGACAACTACCGCTCCGCCGGCGGACGACGCTCCGGTGCCTCGGCCGGCGCCCACGACCCCGCGCAGTACGAGACCACTGTCGCCGACACGTGGTGGTACGGCGTCGCCGCGGGAACGGGCGTCTGGGTGCTGCTCGTGCTCGCATCGGCGCTGAACGGCGACCTGGGTGCCGCGGGCGGACTGCTCGTCCTGGTCGGCTGGGTGGGCCTCCCGCTGTCGGTGTTCTTCGACAGCAAGTACGTCCGTGCAAACTCCGAGTGGGACCCCCAGACCGTCGTCTGGGTGATCCTGACCGCGCTGTGGTTCGTCAACATCGTCGCCGGCGCGGCCTACCTCTATCGGCGCCACCAGGTGCTCGGCGAGCCCTGA
- a CDS encoding TM2 domain-containing protein → MSNATPGADEQFCSSCGEVIKKEAEICTECGVRQSSAGASGSGSKDKTSAALLAIFLGGLGAHHFYLGNTGRGIIYLVFSWTFIPLLVGLIEGIIYLTKSEDEFQRQYA, encoded by the coding sequence ATGAGTAATGCAACTCCAGGCGCGGACGAGCAGTTCTGCAGCAGCTGCGGCGAAGTGATCAAAAAGGAAGCGGAGATCTGCACCGAGTGCGGCGTTCGCCAGTCGAGTGCGGGGGCCTCGGGCTCGGGCTCGAAGGACAAAACCAGTGCAGCGCTGCTAGCCATCTTCCTCGGCGGGCTCGGTGCACACCACTTCTACCTCGGCAACACCGGCCGGGGGATCATCTACCTCGTCTTCTCGTGGACGTTCATCCCGCTCCTCGTCGGCCTCATCGAGGGGATCATCTACCTCACGAAGTCCGAGGACGAGTTCCAGCGCCAGTACGCCTGA
- the prs gene encoding ribose-phosphate diphosphokinase, with amino-acid sequence MIVPGSASQALAAALADHAGRPLATPEFRWFPDGEECASVPDFEGQEATVVAATDSNDAFVELLQLQDAVREAGAETVTTVLPYMGYARQDRAFEEGQPVSARAVARAVSTGTDRVILVTPHEPDVADYFDVPVDVVEAAPLLADPLPAGLRDPLFLAPDASAEGLAVAVRDAYGGGETDFFEKVRDYDTGEVTVTPTDADVTARDVVVVDDIIATGSTMSEAVAAIRERDCGDVYTACVHGMLAGNARTKLAAAGVTRVVASDTIEREASDVSVAPLVADAL; translated from the coding sequence ATGATCGTACCCGGGTCCGCGTCGCAGGCGCTCGCGGCCGCGCTCGCCGACCACGCCGGTCGCCCGCTCGCCACGCCGGAGTTCCGCTGGTTCCCGGACGGCGAGGAGTGCGCCTCGGTGCCCGATTTCGAAGGTCAAGAGGCCACCGTCGTCGCCGCAACCGACTCCAACGACGCGTTCGTCGAACTGCTCCAGCTCCAAGACGCCGTCCGCGAGGCCGGCGCCGAGACCGTCACAACCGTCTTGCCGTACATGGGGTACGCCCGTCAGGACCGGGCGTTCGAGGAGGGGCAGCCCGTCTCCGCGCGAGCAGTCGCGCGCGCCGTCTCGACCGGCACGGATCGCGTGATCCTCGTGACCCCCCACGAGCCCGACGTGGCGGACTACTTCGACGTGCCCGTCGACGTGGTCGAGGCCGCGCCGCTACTCGCGGACCCGCTGCCCGCGGGTCTGCGCGACCCGCTGTTTCTCGCCCCCGACGCGTCCGCCGAGGGGCTCGCGGTCGCCGTGCGCGACGCTTACGGTGGCGGCGAGACCGACTTCTTCGAGAAGGTGCGCGACTACGACACCGGCGAGGTGACCGTCACGCCCACCGACGCCGACGTGACAGCCCGCGACGTGGTCGTCGTCGACGACATCATCGCCACCGGGTCGACGATGAGCGAGGCGGTCGCCGCCATCCGCGAGCGCGACTGCGGCGACGTGTACACGGCGTGCGTTCACGGGATGCTCGCGGGCAACGCCCGCACGAAGCTCGCCGCCGCCGGCGTGACCCGCGTCGTCGCAAGCGACACAATCGAGCGCGAGGCGAGCGACGTATCCGTCGCGCCGCTGGTTGCCGACGCGCTGTAG
- a CDS encoding HVO_0234 family beta-propeller protein yields MPTIAEKRVFTKRDDVVRALAASSMGVVGVSISGDIVGEFGIDHRCDARDVAARGDAVAVATDEDVLVGDFEPTGHGPAVAASVAGDGVLAAAPDGTVSLLAAEADADDANGDPTDSAWIEVGSVDDPRRLDGRLVAAGDGVHRLTDGSLEYAGLEDVRDVSDRGVPLAVTADTLYTLGNGWMRDLDADGGGRDPGSHAESGAFRCVVADAEGERAVAATDAAVFERGTRPRPSGSATTSRGSSTPRSRADTSSASPTAARRGCTPTAAGAAGRSACPTCGRSRCPASTELSESDATVLSPTR; encoded by the coding sequence ATGCCGACCATCGCCGAGAAACGCGTGTTCACGAAGCGCGACGACGTGGTGCGGGCGCTCGCGGCCTCCTCGATGGGCGTCGTCGGGGTCTCGATCTCGGGCGACATCGTGGGCGAGTTCGGGATCGACCACCGCTGTGACGCCCGCGACGTGGCCGCTCGCGGCGACGCCGTCGCGGTCGCGACCGACGAGGACGTACTCGTCGGCGACTTCGAGCCGACGGGACACGGACCCGCCGTCGCCGCGAGCGTCGCGGGCGACGGCGTGCTCGCGGCGGCGCCCGACGGGACCGTCTCGCTGCTCGCCGCCGAGGCAGACGCCGACGACGCGAACGGGGATCCGACCGACTCGGCATGGATCGAGGTCGGGTCGGTCGACGACCCCCGCCGGCTGGACGGCCGCCTCGTCGCCGCCGGCGACGGCGTCCACCGCCTGACCGACGGGAGCCTGGAGTACGCCGGCCTTGAGGACGTCAGAGACGTGAGCGACCGCGGCGTTCCGCTGGCGGTGACGGCCGACACGCTGTACACCCTCGGAAACGGCTGGATGCGTGACCTCGACGCCGACGGCGGCGGCCGGGACCCCGGGTCGCACGCGGAGAGCGGAGCCTTCCGCTGCGTCGTCGCCGACGCGGAGGGCGAGCGCGCGGTCGCCGCCACCGACGCTGCGGTGTTCGAGCGGGGGACGCGACCGCGACCGAGTGGGTCCGCCACGACGAGTCGGGGGTCGTCGACGCCGCGTTCGCGGGCCGACACCTCCTCGGCGTCACCGACGGCGGCGAGGCGCGGGTGTACGCCGACGGCGGCTGGCGCGGCCGGACGCTCGGCCTGCCCGACGTGCGGGCGGTCGCGGTGCCCGGCGAGCACTGAGTTATCGGAGAGCGACGCCACCGTTCTCTCCCCGACCCGGTAA
- a CDS encoding aldehyde dehydrogenase family protein, with translation MPDTYQHYIDGEWTDGTGEETFTSENPANGDELGEFRRGTEADVDRAVAAADGAFEEWKELSHIDRAEYLWDIYHELKERHQELGEVVTMECGKEISEGKADVTEAWHMVEWAAGDARHPKGDVVPSEIPSKDAYMRRKPRGVVGCITPWNFPVAIPFWHMAVALVEGNTVVFKPAEQTPWCAQILAEMFEDAGVPDGVFNLVQGFGDAGNAIVEDDRVDTVLFTGSAEVGHKIASKVGGEPGKLAACEMGGKNNIVVTENADLDTAVHSATMSSFKTTGQRCVSSERIVVHEDVYDEFKERFVANAERVAVGDPLDENTFMGPLIEEEHKQKVSQYNQLAKDEGVNVLVDREELDDSEIPEGHEEGHWVGPFVYETDPHEDLRCTHEEVFGPHVALLKYSGDIEEAVDIHNDTDYGLAGAIISEDYRQINYFRDNAEIGLAYGNLPCIGAEVHLPFGGVKKSGNGYPSAREVIEAVTERTAWTLNNSKDIEMAQGLSADIKTKDD, from the coding sequence ATGCCTGACACGTATCAACACTACATCGACGGCGAGTGGACTGACGGGACGGGCGAGGAGACGTTCACCAGCGAGAATCCCGCCAACGGCGACGAATTAGGCGAGTTCCGCCGCGGCACCGAGGCCGACGTCGACCGCGCGGTCGCGGCCGCCGACGGCGCCTTCGAGGAGTGGAAGGAACTCTCCCACATCGACCGCGCGGAATACTTGTGGGATATCTACCACGAGCTGAAGGAGCGCCACCAGGAGCTCGGCGAGGTCGTCACGATGGAGTGCGGCAAGGAGATCTCCGAGGGGAAGGCCGACGTGACCGAGGCGTGGCACATGGTCGAGTGGGCCGCCGGCGACGCTCGCCACCCCAAGGGCGACGTTGTTCCCTCCGAAATCCCCAGCAAGGACGCCTACATGCGCCGGAAGCCGCGCGGCGTGGTCGGCTGCATCACCCCGTGGAACTTCCCGGTCGCCATTCCGTTCTGGCACATGGCCGTCGCGCTCGTCGAGGGCAACACGGTCGTGTTCAAGCCCGCCGAGCAGACGCCCTGGTGTGCGCAGATCCTCGCGGAGATGTTCGAGGACGCGGGCGTCCCGGACGGCGTGTTCAACCTCGTGCAAGGCTTCGGCGACGCGGGCAACGCCATCGTCGAGGACGACCGCGTCGACACCGTCCTGTTCACGGGGTCGGCCGAGGTCGGCCACAAGATCGCCAGCAAGGTCGGCGGCGAGCCGGGCAAGCTCGCGGCCTGTGAGATGGGCGGGAAAAACAACATCGTCGTCACCGAGAACGCTGACCTCGACACGGCAGTTCACTCGGCGACCATGTCGAGTTTCAAGACGACGGGCCAGCGCTGTGTGTCGAGCGAGCGCATCGTGGTCCACGAGGACGTGTACGACGAGTTCAAGGAGCGCTTCGTCGCCAACGCCGAGCGCGTCGCGGTGGGCGACCCGCTGGACGAGAACACGTTCATGGGGCCCCTCATCGAGGAGGAGCACAAACAGAAGGTCTCGCAGTACAACCAACTCGCGAAAGACGAGGGCGTGAACGTGCTGGTCGACCGCGAGGAACTGGACGATTCGGAGATCCCCGAGGGCCACGAGGAGGGCCACTGGGTGGGGCCGTTCGTGTACGAGACGGACCCCCACGAGGACCTGCGGTGCACCCACGAGGAAGTGTTCGGCCCGCACGTCGCCCTGCTGAAGTACAGCGGCGACATCGAGGAGGCGGTCGACATCCACAACGACACCGACTACGGCCTCGCGGGCGCGATCATCTCGGAGGACTACCGGCAGATCAACTACTTCCGGGACAACGCCGAGATCGGGCTGGCGTACGGGAACCTGCCGTGCATCGGCGCGGAGGTCCACCTCCCGTTCGGCGGCGTGAAGAAATCCGGAAACGGATACCCGTCGGCGCGTGAAGTGATCGAAGCGGTGACCGAGCGGACTGCCTGGACGCTCAACAACTCCAAAGACATCGAGATGGCACAGGGGCTCTCGGCCGACATCAAGACCAAAGACGACTGA
- a CDS encoding helix-turn-helix domain-containing protein: MSQALNAGTRLTLDLWHPNCWAIEATERTGGGVLAHAIYDTPKMAPESVNGLFTAFGETNREVEALLEEIRSSDHAGEVLELQERFGRARDAPGNVVREFFLEYDPNDMVCPTLLRYGFVHSAPVRIEGGREEWQLCFTGERSDIEAALDSVREDAGAEVSVVSITAADGATDRSEREQRLDTLTPTQREVFEAARAAGYYEWPRGCSTRELADRVGRSKTTLLEHLRKAESKLLDP, translated from the coding sequence ATGAGTCAGGCGCTGAACGCCGGGACCCGATTGACGCTCGACCTCTGGCATCCGAACTGCTGGGCCATCGAGGCGACCGAACGGACCGGGGGCGGCGTGTTGGCCCACGCCATCTACGACACGCCGAAGATGGCGCCCGAGTCGGTCAACGGACTGTTCACGGCCTTCGGCGAGACGAACCGTGAGGTGGAAGCACTCCTCGAGGAGATCCGGTCGTCTGACCACGCGGGCGAGGTCCTCGAACTCCAGGAGCGGTTCGGCCGCGCCCGCGACGCTCCGGGCAACGTCGTCCGAGAGTTCTTCCTCGAGTACGACCCGAACGACATGGTCTGCCCGACGCTGCTGCGCTACGGTTTTGTCCACAGCGCGCCGGTCCGGATCGAGGGCGGCCGCGAGGAGTGGCAGCTGTGTTTCACGGGCGAGCGGTCGGACATCGAGGCGGCGCTCGACAGCGTCCGCGAGGATGCCGGCGCGGAGGTGTCGGTCGTTTCGATCACGGCCGCCGACGGCGCGACCGACCGCTCGGAGCGCGAACAGCGCCTCGACACGCTCACGCCGACCCAGCGGGAAGTGTTCGAGGCCGCCCGCGCGGCCGGCTACTACGAGTGGCCCCGCGGCTGCTCGACGCGAGAACTGGCCGACCGCGTGGGCCGGTCGAAGACGACGCTGCTCGAACACCTGCGGAAGGCCGAGTCGAAGCTGTTGGACCCCTGA
- a CDS encoding proline dehydrogenase family protein: MIPPIANNFVAGETPEAALAHVEELNGQGIGAILNLLGEHYDERSDADADADAYVALVEALAERDLDGCVSVKPSQIGLGVSDAAFEENLARIVEGASGTDATPSTERSPGADDDCFVWIDMEDHDTTDVTLDAFERHAVETDGNVGVCVQANLKRTPEDLDRLASLPGKVRLVKGAYDEPAGVAHREKSRVDEAYRECLSFMFESFDDGVAVGSHDPAMIDCARELHEEHGTPYEVQMLMGVREEAQVDLAADGVEVNQYVPYGSKWFQYFSRRVRERKENALFALRAVLG, encoded by the coding sequence GTGATACCGCCCATCGCGAACAACTTCGTCGCCGGGGAGACGCCCGAGGCGGCCCTGGCGCACGTCGAGGAGCTGAACGGGCAGGGGATCGGGGCCATCCTGAACCTCCTCGGCGAGCACTACGACGAGCGGAGCGACGCCGACGCGGACGCAGACGCGTACGTCGCGCTGGTCGAGGCGCTCGCCGAGCGCGACCTCGACGGCTGCGTCTCGGTGAAGCCCTCGCAGATCGGACTCGGCGTCTCCGACGCGGCGTTCGAGGAGAACCTCGCGCGGATCGTCGAGGGCGCGTCGGGTACCGACGCGACCCCGTCGACCGAGCGAAGCCCGGGAGCCGACGACGACTGCTTCGTCTGGATCGACATGGAGGACCACGACACCACCGACGTGACGCTCGACGCCTTCGAGCGCCACGCCGTCGAGACCGACGGGAACGTCGGGGTCTGCGTGCAGGCGAACCTGAAGCGCACGCCCGAGGACCTCGACCGCCTGGCGTCGCTGCCGGGAAAGGTCAGACTGGTGAAAGGCGCCTACGACGAGCCGGCGGGCGTCGCCCACCGCGAGAAGTCGCGAGTCGACGAGGCGTACCGCGAGTGCCTGTCGTTCATGTTCGAGTCGTTCGACGACGGCGTCGCCGTCGGGAGCCACGACCCGGCGATGATCGACTGCGCCCGCGAACTCCACGAGGAACACGGAACCCCTTACGAAGTACAGATGCTGATGGGCGTGCGCGAGGAGGCGCAGGTTGATCTCGCCGCCGACGGCGTCGAAGTGAACCAGTACGTGCCGTACGGCAGCAAGTGGTTCCAGTACTTCTCGCGGCGGGTGCGCGAGCGCAAGGAGAACGCGCTGTTCGCGCTGCGTGCGGTGCTCGGGTGA